The sequence below is a genomic window from Coffea arabica cultivar ET-39 chromosome 8e, Coffea Arabica ET-39 HiFi, whole genome shotgun sequence.
AGCAAAGTACTCGTATAGGTGTCATGTTATTAAATGATGTACAGTTTTAGTGGGagtttgttattttaaatgcaCTTATGATACTTTTCGGTTATTAATGATTTAAGACTATCTTATGCATAAAtaaagtttggatttatttaCACTCTGACTTTGGTATGGTTTGATctcataaaaatttaaaatggacCAGTTGGAAATAGGCATGTTTTGATCAcattacatgaaattttcatgctACACATCCATATCATGATTTATGTCATTCAATATATATGACTATTGATGAGTTGAGTTACGAAATTGTAACAAAGGCAGCTTTGATCCTATGCTGGTATGATTGATGGATCGAATTGGTTATAGATACATTGTAGTAATGACAGTAAAGTTGAACTCATACAGTTAATTGCAAAACATAATTATAAGGTTACACATATAGTTCAAGTAGGAGATTGTTGGATCTTTAATCCAATATTAGATTTACATATGAATAATTATTTGTTGCAAACTGTCAAATAAGATTAAGTTCAATTAAAGTGATAGAACGTCCCTCCGGTAGGTGGTTACTTTCTCTCTCTAAGTAGGGAGCCAACTTCACCTTTAGCAGGTGTTTTGAAGTtactttttcaaattcaattttccCGTACTTTCTTATTTCCAACCTTCAAAAAACAAATACAATTCAAACAAATTGAAGctatttttccattttgatcCACATTGATGGTGCTTCAATGGTGCATTCGGTGGAATAatttgattatcatgtttttgtCGTCCTGTTCCCGATTGAGGTATTGGTTGTGGCTTCTGCGAGCTAAGTTCTCAAGCTGGATTCGAGCTCTGATGAGCTCGGATGAGCTTGCTTCTTGATTATAGCTTCTAGCGCGATCGTTTTCTATTCCAGAATCTTTTCTCCATTGATCTAAGTTCTGCTTCCAGGCGACATCTTCCtttgtagtagtagtagtagctTTGTGCTGTCTTTCTAAGTCTCCTAATCCTTTTGTTGTGCTGTTCGATTGGCTGTGTTTCTATTATTGTGTTTTCCTGCATTTTGGTTGTGTCGCTTCTTTAGCTTTTTGTGGCTCTGTTTCTGCTTGGTCTGGATACTGGTATTGTTCACTTGGTCTGTGATTCACTGGGGTTCTTACTAGTTTTGGTTCAGGATGACTGAGGATCTGGaggaaattttgagaaaatttgcTCTGACAGAGGATGAGACTGGGGGTGTAGAGTTAGATAGTACGGATCTGGCTCAGGGAGTAGTGGAATGTCAATTGAGCATAATTGGAAGGGTGGTGGGAGAGAAGACTGCGAACATTGCTGGTATAAAGAGCTTTGCTAGTAATATGTGGCCGTTTGCGAGAAATCTAAGAGTTGTTGAGATAGGGGTTAATATGTTCCAGTTTAGCTTTAGTAATAAACAGGATATGGATAGGGTGCTGAGGGGAAGGCCATGGGTTTACGATAATTTGCCTTGGGTAGTTTTACCATGGGAAGAGGGGATAGAATTGAACCTTGAAGCCTTTAATAGGACTTGGATTTGGGTCCAGCTGTGGAATTTACCTATTCATTGGATTACAAAGGATATTGGTAGGAAAATTGGGGGAGTTTTCAGCTCCGTAAGGGAGGTGATTGCTCCTAATGGTGGTGGGAAGAAGGGGAAACTTTTAAAAATCCTGGTTGAGATGGATTTAACTAAACCAATGCTAAGAGGAACCACGGTTAAGCTGAGGGGCAGTTCTAGATGGATCGATTTTAAATATGAGAAATGCCCTGACTTTTGCTACTGTTGTGGGGTCATGGGGCATAATGAGAGGAGTTGCAGGGAAAGAGGAGGGAATATGGATAAGGAGAATCAGTATGGAGCCTGGCTTAGAGCAAGTAATGCGAGGAGTCATATTAGGAAACAGAATTCTTCTTGTAGGGAGAAGGGTAAGGTTGGTGAAGGGCCACATTTAGCTAAGGAATGGGGGACAGGGGGCAAGAACAACTCTGCTTGCCCTGGAAGCTAGTAGAGGTAAATGTAGATTCTGTAGTAAAAGGGAGTGAGGGAAAGGAGAGGGATCTAGGGGTATTAATGAAAGACACTAGAAAGAATGGGGACTAGGGGGTAGTGGTGGAAGTCATTAAGGAAGAAAGTATGCAGCCTGATCATAGGAAG
It includes:
- the LOC140012750 gene encoding uncharacterized protein, encoding MTEDLEEILRKFALTEDETGGVELDSTDLAQGVVECQLSIIGRVVGEKTANIAGIKSFASNMWPFARNLRVVEIGVNMFQFSFSNKQDMDRVLRGRPWVYDNLPWVVLPWEEGIELNLEAFNRTWIWVQLWNLPIHWITKDIGRKIGGVFSSVREVIAPNGGGKKGKLLKILVEMDLTKPMLRGTTVKLRGSSRWIDFKYEKCPDFCYCCGVMGHNERSCRERGGNMDKENQYGAWLRASNARSHIRKQNSSCREKGKVGEGPHLAKEWGTGGKNNSACPGS